DNA sequence from the Sceloporus undulatus isolate JIND9_A2432 ecotype Alabama chromosome 4, SceUnd_v1.1, whole genome shotgun sequence genome:
AAGAGAATGCACCATCACTTCAGGTTATACCAAATGGCAGTATCCCAAATAATAGAGCCATAAAATATTACTGACAAAACTCCTTGTATAACTTAGATATATGTTTCAACATCTCATGTCAACTGCAGATGTGAAAAACTCTTTCAAGAATTTGCAATGGCAATTGGTTGTATCGTCACATTATATgatacaaaaaaaatttttttgggggggttgttgaaatgtatatttactaaacagaaaggccaaaataaagctgcttcaggtcagtttggaggtgtgctgtttaaatgatgtgggtgtcctaagaggctggaagccgtgccaaagccatggtccaatcctaaggactggagtgcagctttggcgtggtttctggcctcttaggtcacatgcatcatttaaatagcatacctccaaagtgacctggagcagctttattttggcctgtctgtttgggccctaagtttgTGATATAATTTTGTAACTATACAAAGAGTTTTGTCAAGTAATATTTTATTACTCTATTATTTGGAATACTGCAGTTGAGGTGGGTGCTAACATTTTTCTGGTTATCCCAGATGGCAGCCATAATCGGGGCACCTTGGTCCTCTGGAGCTCTTAGGGCATTAAAAATAGTTTGGCCCAGCCCTCTGGGCTCCAGAGCACACTCAGCCCTGCTGTCAGCCCTCAGGACATGAAAAATGAGTGCCATCTATGGCAAAGTTCTCCTGACCCGGCTACTTCAAAaggaaactggtgtgtgtgtgtgtgtgtgtgtgtatcttgccAACTGCTATTCATTTCAAAGGGAACTTCCTACATGACAGCCTCCCCACATATTTCTGTCTGTCTAGCCTTTATAACCATAGACACTGTAAGACAGATTTTGGCTTAAATTACACTAATGTTGTCCATCTTTAGGGAGCCTACTCACTTTTTTCAGTTTTTTAGTTTTAATGTCCACTTCTTGCTGCAGGGAGCTATATGTCTCCTTCAGCTCCAGGGTCTCTTCGTCTCTGCTTTCCATCTGCTGTTGAATTTCTCGTTCCCGTCGTTTCTGCAGGAAATTACAAAAAAATGCTGCCTCATCTAGCTCCTAAATCACTTTTGCCGTGAATTCAGCATTGTTGAGCTGTGTTTCAACATTCAGAGGCAGGGAGAATACTCATCATTCACAAAAGGTATTTCGCATTTCCAAACATATGTACACAACTACTTActctttttaatgaaaatattatGAGACTCAAATCCACATGAAGGATTTTCTTAGGATAAAGAGTTATCCCCTGAATATTTCCTTAGACATTTAAATAGATAAAACAGGATTACTGGAAAGCAAACGTATACTTGACAGCAGCCTTACCTTACTAACCCTTACTCTAAATATCAAAAGGAGTTCTTTTCTACAAAGCATATGTGACCAGAGAGATGTTCAAAGGATCAAAAACTCAGAAATGAAAAAGTTGAGATATACCATTCCATGGAACAGTTTCCccataataatttatattctgcttaatctcagggaatccaagcagattacttATATTTTActcatttgtattttatttattttttattgctcaCAAGTATTGAAAATAGAATTCAAGATCCTCACACATTAGTCAAgttaatggaaagaaaaataactATTAGTTACTGGGAACACCCCTGGTAATCATCATTCAAATTAAAGGGACCCACAAAAATGCAGTACAAGTAAATAAAACCTCAATGTTCAAAGGATGTATAGCTTTGAATACCCAAagacagagaaaagcaatgggtgAAGGCTCTAATCCTCCTGCCCTGCCTGTGGGCTTCTTGGAAAAGCATCCTGATGGCCACTGTCAAACTGGGGTGAGCTAGGCCAGTGCATCTTAAGCTATCTGTTGGTAGGGCCAGCCATTCCCCACCCCAtgtgtgccagggaccagcactatatttgtgcctACTGGTTACAATtagttcttctttttctgaaagctCAACAGGAACTGGCTCAGGGATTGGCACCAGTCAAGGGAACAGCACTAGCACTAGGATGGACAAACTTTTGATCTGACCTCTCAGCTAGAACAGACAGAATGTGGTCTGACCTCTCAAGGCCCTTCCTGCATCCACAGTgctcatttttttcaaaaataggtTTTTGATCCATAAGGGAACACCAAAAGATGTGAATAGTTTCCTAGAACTTCTCTACACACTTTAGAAGCAATGCCTTCACAAGGAACTCATTCTTCTGTCTCCATCTCACCTGCTCAGCAATCTCTTGCCGCTTTTGTTCCAAGATCTTCTGCTGCTCATTTGTGTGATCAACAATATTTTTCCCTCCTACAAGCAGTTtgctttccattgcctgaaaaacaCAAAGGTGGGTGGATGAGGGATCTTTGTAACCCAAATTAGCCTCATGCAGCCCCTCACTGCTCCTATTTTcctccaaaaatgtttttgtgtttgtttgtctaTTTTGTACAATTGCCACTGGCCACCAGTTCATCTTGACCAGAAACTTCTATTCTGACTCAAGCTCTTTCCAGTCATGCTGCCAGAGGCCTTTTCTTAAACTGGACCTACTAGGCACTGAACCTAGAACAATATACTATGCAAAGCTTCATACGATCTACTATGGCCCttctaaaacaaaatagctaTGGCCCTGCCCCAGTCGTATTTCATTAATTCTATATTGGTTTCAAAAATTATAAACCActcttctttcccatttcttaaaagtaactttaaataGGTACTTATAGTTGCCTTAAAAAATCTTATTGCTATAAGCAGATGGCTCATGGTGCAAATCCCACTCGCCTCCAGTCCACTTCACTGGTGCCTCGAACATTCACAAGCAAGTAAGAGACAGAGCACAAACCTGCACCAAATCATGCGATTTTTctcctccaccatttagtgaCCCTACACTCCTGTAACCATAACAGTAACTAAAAAGTATAGTTATGTAGCAAAAGGAGTGCAGTAATCCCTCATTAAGTTATGACTATAATGTAATGTTGTTATACTTTCATTATTGGAAAAATAAACTATGTACAAATAACCTGTTATTTAAAACTAGTTATTTCAAAACTGCATCTAAGAGCTTGGATAAGGTTAACACTTGCTTATATTCCTTTCTTAAAATCCAGGCATTTCCGTTACTTATCCCATAAAACCGAGAGTCAGAATACACCACCCCCTGTTCACCCTAAATATGTCTGCCTGAAACTGCTCAAAATGTGAACCTATTTTATACTGTATTCATGAAGCTGAGATGGACATTTTTGGCCCTATACTTGATAGGGAAAAATAATGTTGCTGGTACTATGGAATGCTAGCACAACACATTTGCATTAAGTGTGTGTATGGAGGGAGTCTATTGTATCTCAATagtgtattttagtattttatattattgaataGTTATGTTTCATTCTGTAATTATTTGTAAAGGACCATGTACCTGGAtgacgctatataaataaactataataaaagCTTCTATGAGAAAATGCCAAAATTTGGGGAACCCCTCAGCCTCTACATGCCCgatgttttttaatctttaagTTTTCCCTAGAAAGTGTGCTCCTGCTCCAATTTCTTTGAAGTGACAGAGCTCAATAAAAAGCCTCTTACCTTGATTTTGGCCcccaatttttcagctgcttctttcTCGCGTTTCAGatcttccatcttcttctccttctccttgagCAACCTCATCTTCTCCTCGGCAACCAAGCTGTGATCCTCTAGGATCGCCCTTTTCTCTACCTCCAGCCTTTCCTGTTGCTCTTTCCAATAATCATCTTTGTTGCCCCTTTCTTCTTCACCATCttccccatcctcatcctcctcctcttcctcatcccctGCACCaacacctccctccctcctctgatctttcttcttcctcttgccaaCAGACCGTCTCTCCAGCTGAGCCTTGAGCCGTGCAATTTCCTCTTGAAACTCCCGCAGCAGGGCATCCTTGGGATCTTCGTTCACTCTTGGTTTGTTCTTGATGTTTTTGGCACGGTTGGCATATCGCAAAGTGGTGAGGGTCTCATCCACATTATATGAGGCGGGGCCAATGTTAGCCACCATCACAGTCTTGGCATTGCCACCTAATGAGTCCTGAAGGAGCCTAGTCAGTTTTGAGTCCCGATAGGGAATGTGAGTGCTTTTGCCGTCCACGAGGGCAGATATGACATTGCCCAGAGCCGAGAGGGAGAGGTTAATTTTGGTTGCTTCTTTCAATCTCTCTCCTTGGGCCCCAGTTTTAGACTGACGCTCACTGCCTGCAAGGTCCACCAGGTTAAGTTTCCCTACACGTATGTGGTTCTCCCCATCAAGCCCAACTTCGCTGCATTCAATAGTGATGACAAAAATGGCGTGGGAGCGGGAGCTGTGCTCGTTCATATTGGTGGCCCCCACTGAGCGGTTCTGGTTCCCCACGTTCATAACGTGCTCTATTTCCTTCACGCTCTTTGTGACAAAAGAGGACAAATCTTTTACATACACTCCTGTGTCCGGCCTCTCCTTCAGCTCGAGTCTCTTGGACTGATCTTTTGATAACAAGTCCCTGATTTCTTCTTGGTAGATCTCCAAATAGGAAGCCCTTACCAGATACTGCTGGTTCTGAGACCTGGAGATGTGTGTGAAGATGTGATCAAAGGAATTGGGGATGACCCCTCGCTTCTCAGGATCACCACGCAGTCCTTCCATCGTGTATGTTTTCCCCGTCCCAGTTTGCCCATAGGCAAAAATGGTTCCATTGAACCCCTGCAGCACTGAGTCCACCAGAGGCCGGAAGGTCTCATCATAGAGTTCAAACTGTTTTGAATTCCAGTCATAAACAGCATCAAAGGTGAATGTCTTTGGCAGCTCATGAGAAGTTCCCTTGGGATTCTTCACTGATACTTGCCCTAATTTGACATCAACCCCCACCACTTGTTCATAGGAAGCCACTTTCTCTTTGCTGTTCATTGGTCGGCATCGTACCACCACTCTGACTGACTCTGAGCACTTTAACTTCGACATGACAACTGGCAGGGGCTAGGGGAAACTCAACTCACAGTGGAAGTAAGGAGGCCAAGGTTTTTTCCAAACctagaaacaataaaaaacaatacttGAATACCATGATAGACAGCAAAGGCAAGTTAGAATCTCAAAATTTAAAGTGTAAGATAATAATAAGTAACCATGTCTCCCTTGGAACTGCTGTCAGATGCAACTGCAATAAAAAATAGCAACATATAAGATAGATCTTTTATCTAAGTGGAAGAAAGtgttttcttgttcttctctGATCATTATTTTGTAACAttctttttagcttttgtatataTACATTTCCTGGACCTCTCtccaaatatttcattaaaaatattagaaatgCTATTTTCGAAGATTAGATCAACCACAACCGTTTGCTTGTTTCAGAAGATATACATGTGCAAACATTTGCTGACACCTGCTAATAACCTGTTCATACATTCTTGAACCATCAAGAAGCTCAACCATCTGGTGGACTAACATATCAGTACAAAGGAACATAGTGCAATAGGCATGTCTACATGTATATGCTTAAAAATAGGGTATCACAGCACACACCTTTACCTgtaagaaaaagagattccacctaaatattcaGAGGAGCTCCTTGACAGCAAGagccgtttgacagtggaacagactacctCAGAGGGCAGTGCAGTCTCCATCTCTGGAAGTCCTTAAACAAAGGTTGAATGGTAATCTTttgggagtgttttagttgtgttttcctgcatggcagaggttgcaCTAAatgaagccccttccaactctatgctcctGTGATTCTAGATACTACTACTTGTTTTTTAGAGGGTGATGAGCATTTGGTaatggcttagtaatggagatgagcatcaccacctatggtcagacacgatttgacaaccttgtcaactgAGAATACCCTTTTTTAAGCAGTTGGTCACACAGTCACCATCATAGCAAGCAAGTCAAATATCAGCTTCTGCCTGGTATAAGCAGAGTAACCAAGCACAGCAAAGCACAGTCCATGTCACTTGTAGGTATTGTTATTTATAGTTTCCCACTACTCAGTTTGGCCTTCTTTTCATGTGGTCCTTtgaatgttgttggactaaaactcccatcagccctagccatcaGGCCAAaggtgaggaactctgggaactgcagttcaacatcatctgaatcatagaattggaaaagacctcaagggtcaACCAGTCCAATCCTATTCTGTCATACGGGatcacacaatcaaagcacccatgacagatggtcatccagcctctgtttaaaaacctccaaagatggagactccatcatcctccgagggagtatgtttcactgtcaaacagctcttaatgtcaggaagttctacctaatgctgagatggaatctcttttcctatagtttgcaacCATTGTTCCTGGTcattttctctggagcagcataaaacaagcttgctccatcctcaacatgacaccttttcaaatatttaaacagggttatcatatcatatcataccatatcatggcagggggctggactggatagcccttgcggtctcttctaactctatgattctgtcacctcttacccttcccttctccagattaaacctatgcagctccctaagtcactcttcatagggTAAAAGCTCTATGGCACTTCCAGTACTCACCATTGGCTTTGCTAGTCAGGGCTGCTGgcagttgcaattcaacaacatctgcagggccgcctgattcccatccctgttatatacagaaaaaaatgtggaGAAAGAAGGTAGTGTTAGTTATCTAGCATCAATGCAGCCAGCTTTTTGTACCTGGAAGTAAAATCTCTGCTCATTACAGAATTTCTTTGCCCCTTCTTTCTTCGTATGCCCCAGGTCCCATCCCACCTACACTGCAACTGCACTGCCCCCAACAATGTTTCAAAACAGCCACTGCCCCTTTTTGCACTCTGTATCCTGACTGCACCAACCAGCCCAGCATCTATAAACACTCCCAGCTCAGGCATAAAGACTAGGTTACATGGTGATAACCTGCTGagtttcaaaagaaccaccaccGCATTATTCAGAACAAGGACCCCTTGCAAAGGATGCCAAAAGAAAGAGGCACAGAGATTTAGTAGGTTGACCATGATCTCTTAAACATTAGACTCTGGAAAGCTGCCCTAATAATGCCTTTCCCTTTCTTCAcccttaaaacagtttaaagTCATCTTCATTAGTCTTAattaacagcataataaaacCTAAAAGGGACTTATGGTTGCCAGGAAACTGCAAACTCTGGCCAGAACAATGCTGGCAAGAAGAACAGAGTCTCCTTGatgccccctcccttccccttcccctccatccCAAATAAtgggctgtaggctatatttcagcagaAGGGACTGGCAAACACCACTCtgaatactccttgcctaagaaaacccccaAGAAACATTATGAAGTTcagaaagtgacttgaaggcatatacagtgggccctccatatttgctgaggttaggggcacaggacccctgtgacaacgtaaaaaacgcaaataaaaaacacttttttaccGAGAGACACCTCTTTAggagggatctctaggtcctccatcacaacttCTACAGTCAACATTAGCCAGGACataatacagtcgcccctctgttttcacagactTGGTACCTCACCTGTTCGCGggaggcaaatggagggggacaaaatgggggacACGCCGCCATTCAATATTGGCTTGAATATCGGCAATTTTGGCTTGAATATCAGCGATCTTCTGTTtttgtgtctggaatggatcccccacaaaaatacagggctacatcatcatcatcatcattcttattcttattcttattattctatttatttatatgacaCCTACCTCCCAGTATAaggactcaagatggctaacaaaatttaaaacaatctaagttaaaacagtatgaaagattaaaaatacgacgtttaaaaagcaattaaacaatttcaaaagattaaaatcattacattattaaaattttaaattctttttaaaaaaactcctatAAAATAACCGTATACAGCACCCATGTCAGTGTGCAAAAGCTTGGCGGCATAAACTGCTTGAGAACTCGTGGTCTTAAGTCTTTCCAAGCCTTGCTTCATGTCCTGCAGGGAAACAGGCAGCCAGAACAGGACAAAGACAGTAGCCAACAGAAGAACTGCACTGACTCACACTACTAAACTAGTCCACAAGTGGAACTTAGTTTTATCAATGTCTCACCAATATGGCATTTTCCCTCAGTGCAAGGCTTAACCTTACAACATGTTGGTAAGCATGGGTGCAGGTATCCCTGAACTCTGGCCAGAACAGGTACTGAGTACAGCGAGTTGTAATACCTTAGTAATTAGGGGTAATCCCTGTCACAGGGCAGCTCTCTGCAATGACTAAGGATTAATGTGAAAGGCCTCCTCAGAGGGTAGACCTGAGGCCCATTCgcactacagaattataacactatgatcccactttaactgccatggttccatcctatggaatcatggaactAGCAGTTTAGAGAGGGGGATTTAAAATTCTCATTGGACTACTAATCCCACCTCAAAAATTAACATGTTCCATGCTGTATAATACTAAGAATAAGGTTGGGTAAGGAGTGGGTTTTCTTTACAAAATATGCCATCAAGTGAGAAAAATTGTGGTTCTTTTGCTCCTTTTAGATCTCCAGCAATTTTTCATGCCCCTGGCCACAGCATCATTCTGGACCATCTCTGTGAGGCAGGGACAGGGTTTTAAGGTGGACTGGCTCCTATCTGTGTGATTAATCCCAGATAAGAACACTGGTTGAATGTACCCTAGTCCTATGGCTGCTGAACAATGGAGAGCTACAGGACATTCTCCTTTGTTGTTTCATAGCTATACGAAGGCTGTATCCATACTacaacaattatagcactttgataccactttagctacTTTAGAACAGAACAATATTATAGCTAAGGGAAGTGTAGTAGAGAATTCTGAAgttcctcatcaaactacaaagctcagggttctataggatagagccattATAGTTAAACAGTATCAGACTGCTATAATTgggcagtgtagatgcagccaaagctgTTAGGACCATTCATTAGGTGATATGGAGCAAGGTGTCATCAGTGTATGGCACCCAATTCTACTTCTCTGTAACATCTGAATGAAGAGAA
Encoded proteins:
- the LOC121928097 gene encoding kinesin-like protein KIF3B, whose amino-acid sequence is MSKLKCSESVRVVVRCRPMNSKEKVASYEQVVGVDVKLGQVSVKNPKGTSHELPKTFTFDAVYDWNSKQFELYDETFRPLVDSVLQGFNGTIFAYGQTGTGKTYTMEGLRGDPEKRGVIPNSFDHIFTHISRSQNQQYLVRASYLEIYQEEIRDLLSKDQSKRLELKERPDTGVYVKDLSSFVTKSVKEIEHVMNVGNQNRSVGATNMNEHSSRSHAIFVITIECSEVGLDGENHIRVGKLNLVDLAGSERQSKTGAQGERLKEATKINLSLSALGNVISALVDGKSTHIPYRDSKLTRLLQDSLGGNAKTVMVANIGPASYNVDETLTTLRYANRAKNIKNKPRVNEDPKDALLREFQEEIARLKAQLERRSVGKRKKKDQRREGGVGAGDEEEEEDEDGEDGEEERGNKDDYWKEQQERLEVEKRAILEDHSLVAEEKMRLLKEKEKKMEDLKREKEAAEKLGAKIKAMESKLLVGGKNIVDHTNEQQKILEQKRQEIAEQKRREREIQQQMESRDEETLELKETYSSLQQEVDIKTKKLKKLFSKLQAVKAEIHDLQEEHIKERQELEQTQNELTRELKLKHLIIENFIPLEEKNKIMNRSFFDEEEDQWKLHPITRLENQQMMKRPVSAVGYKRPLSQHARMSMMVRPETRYRAENIVLLELDMPSRTTRDYEGPAIAPKVQAALEAALQDEDEIQVDASTFESTSNKKSKSRPKTGKKTGGSSSSSSGPQLYPQSRGLVPK